One Arachis hypogaea cultivar Tifrunner chromosome 2, arahy.Tifrunner.gnm2.J5K5, whole genome shotgun sequence genomic window, agttctccatttgtttttgcaccagtcagaaacactttaagcttgtatctgatttttcttttcctctgtactctttgattagagagtgttgtgaggtgtagttagatatttgctttgaaagagtgtgggtgtactggggtgccggtgagagaaagaagtctatgtgttgtaacaattttcacatagtgatattctctggttgtcatttgacaacggccgtggttttttctccggtaattggagtttccacgttaaattcttgtgttgtgattgtgtctattttatttctctgtcaaaggtgttttctcaagggggaattgtgtcttattcccaacaacaTCGTCGAAGAACTTGTCGAGGTGGACGCCGCCCGAGCCTGCAGCGTCCGGCGTGACGGCAGACATCTCGATGACGTGGTGGCGGTCCGGTGAAGTACGCTCGTTGCGCAAGCGGGAAAAGGAACCGGAAAATAGGTCGTTCATGTTTTTCTTTTGATTAATATATTACTATTAACAATTTTCagagaaataataatattatcaataaGAACAATGGAAATTAGATAATAGAATTATGAAGAAATGGTTGATTTGCTTTGTATCGTGTGTTTGTTGGGGTGGTTGTGTTATTGAAATgagtatgaagaagaagaagaaggagaagaagaatgagaCTCGGACGAAGTTATAGTCAACGGAACGGAGTATGGATCAAAGAGCTAAAATGGTGCGTAGCGCGTGGCGTGTTATGTGGGGAAAGAGGCAGAAGCTTCGTTAATGGACGGATGCGCGTATGAGCGCGTTATTTGACTGTTTGACACACAAGTCACAACAGTGACCACGCCACACACCATTGGCTAGTTCTTACTCTTATCACTAGGTTTATATAGAATTAgctgaaaatttttaaataacaatttCGTCAAACAAGTTAAATTatattgtatttaaatttttattttttattatatgaatTTAATGTTGATATATTTACAGTATAATCACACttactttttgaaaaattatttctaATCAATGTAAAATATTTATTCTTACTAATATATCATTACataattagatatatatataatattttatactgacagtatattaaaattaaatttttattatatataaatattaatgaaaaagtgaaaactcatataattatttttatataaagtgaataactaaaattttaattatcaatcatcaaatttacataaaaataactatacGTGAATTCACCTAACCAAAAACAATATACGTAACAACTATATGTAAATATTTTAcatgcaatttttttatttagtattatatatgtgaagtgaaaagaaagaaatgataataagttttatcttttaatatattAAAGAACGTGATAAAAAATCACTTCAAGTTTTTCCATAACGACTATAAAATACATGTCGTACATTTGTGTTATTTATAGTTAAAAATCTGTGTGTATCTCACTATTAATAGCCAATTATGAGAAACGAAATTGATATATGAACAACTTTTAAACTACgcggattttttaagatttttaaaatattgatcTCTATAACTTTTTTTGTTCAACTTTGTGAATCGATGTTCTAACTAGAATTTAGTTGAGTTGAATCAGTCTTACTACGATCCATCCAAGACCAtgttttaaaagaataaatatcGAACTATCTATTTTAACTGAACATGTAAATCCATATTTAACCACATGGTGGTCACAGGTAAAACTCAAACTCACGTTGCAGATTGATGGTGCTTCACCATGCATATGACCAGATAAATAATCACCAAAAATGGACACAGCCCTTATGAATTGGACGGCATGGGCATAAGAATTGACTATATATGATTCACTTGATGCCAAGTCATGCATGCACTCCCAAAAGTCATGCCAACCACAACACACCCACACCCACACCCAATGGGTTCACAAATGAGTAATGACTGATAAGTCAGTCATTTTTGTTAAATTACGTTGACTTTCTAGTTCTACATAGCTCAAGTCGCCAAAATAGACAAATAGTGACTCTAACTAAGTACATTTGTCTAATTGTCTAAGGTAACAAGTAACAACCTCCTTATCACCTTATCTAACCATTGTGAGTAGCTCAAGATTCAATCCACGCATTAACAATCAACATTTGGTACCATATTATTGGACATTATATAACTAAGACCCAAGCAAAAATACTCAACATTAGAGACAACTTCAATCATGTGAAAATACAAGCAGATAGGTGATCAGTGATATCCATCCTACATCACCTTTCAATTAAAGTTTACTTTCATGTTTCATAAAAAATGTCCAACAATATGCTTTAGCATCCATACAAAAAATTCACAGGTTGGTTTTTCTGAATACAGTTACATAAACCTGCCATAATAAAATAGAGGTTGCAACACATCTCCATCCAAAATGATTTGAGTACTACTGTTATAACCTAATAATAAAATTGCTCTTTGGTTCATAGCTAACCTTACTACTGTTCCAGCTGAAATTTTATTTTCCTGTATAATTCATAATGCCATGAAATGAAAGGTAACAACAAAACTCAAGGGGAAATAATAAACAGCAAGATGAAAGTGAAACAGAAATGGAAGGAAATGGGCCACCTATAATATGACTCACAGTAACTTTTCTCTGTGCTATACCAGTATATCTTTCTCACATACCCCTGccaatataaatacatatatcaatacaaaattacaaaattacaaaATTGAGATACaagtaaattacaattaaataaaacatgACAAAGAACTACACAAACCTCCATAAGACGGCTTGTTATTAACTAGCAAGGTATTATCATTCAGATTTCCATTTATCCAAAATTATTAGGAAACTGAGAAACAATGCTGAATAATCCAGATATTGAAAAGATGGTAACACTAATTCAAAACCATATAAGAAAAAGTAGACCTTTGATGCATGTAGCCGGCCCCCTacttagtgggataaggctttgttgttgttgtataagAAAAAGTACTCAACTCTTCCGAATATTAATGACCCgaaaaattgagaggatccatttccaaATGCCTTAACTACTCTTGTATGGGAATCAGTAAAGCGAAATGCTCCCCCTTCAGAATTGTGACAAATTCTATGTAGCCATGTCATTTTACAAGACAGCTATGCCAAAAAGTTTGAAAGAATAttccaaccacgaaacatcttatTCATATTACCAGTCTACCGCCACTTACAATCCTAGAACCAACTAGCAAGTGCAGCAACAAATCCAAGAATAGTATCATGAGGGCCAAAACATGAGGCACAATTTTCTTTTCCCCACTCAAGTGCATGGGGGGAATTGGACCAATGACATGAACATCACATTATTTCAATCCCATTTCTGTGTAAATAATccctaaaatactaaaatatcacAGGCAAAAGACTTGTGAGGTAAAGAGAAACCAAACCTAATTGGAATTTTACTGTAAATAACTAATAGCACAGGACATATATTTTGCAAGTGAAAGTTGTCTTATTCAATCAAAATACTACAAATTCTCAGCCATAATGCTTTGATCTAACTTATAGGTGTGAAAAGTTTGATCCTCTAATTACCTGATTTTCTTGATCATAATGGCCTTAAGTTTTCTAGCAAGATCCTCAGATTTAAGCCTCCGCTCTAAGTTCTTTTTGGCTAAAACCCGCTTCTCAGAGTTCTTGATATGAAATCTCTGTTCACGCTTTATCATCCGTTCAATGCCACTTGCTGTCATCTTACGCTGCAACAAAGTAAGTGCCTGTTCCACATTCCCATTTATTACCCTGACCCGTATGCCTCTGGACTGCTGAAGTTGCCGCAATTGGTGATGCCCGTTATTCAGCGGTTCGAGGGTGTGGCTTGTCCATCTGAGAAAGCTAGATGCATGCCTTGCAATGGTGTTCATGTTTACTGCTACTCtttgcctattttttttatatcaaaaccTGGTTAGAGGAATCagaaaataatatcaatttttaaaactataaaccaacctaattttttaaaaaaaaataacaaaaaactgaAAAGAGAGAGAGTTAGATAGATAAAGGTAGAGAGAGATATTTTAATGAATCTGGTTTATGATTGATAACTGCTCAATGAGCTGTTTCTCAGCTTATACAGATATTAAATGTATTTTCAGAAAAATCACGTTGAAGTTTTAGCACCTAACTTTGTTAGTGTGTATAATAAGGACAATCGCATAATCTATCTATAACTCTGTTGCTACACAAATTTTTCCTCAAAATATTAATATTCAATCTGGTATATGTGTAACCAAATTCATTCTCATATTCAGCAAATTCCAATTCGTGCATAAAAAATAGTAACGCAAAAATTCCTCTCCTAATTCCCAttcccaaaaataaataaaaatcaaattaagtcGTGCTAAAAGGGCATTTCTGAACAGTACAAACAAGTTACAATCATCGTGAAATTTGAACAATGATACATAAACCAACACCACACTATGATTTAATTTTATACGGTGAACCCAACGATTTAAGCGGAAAAAGCTATATGATTCAGAAATAAGCATTAACCGTGTGTAATTAGAAGCGATGATGCTAAGCTAGAGAAGGAGTGGAAGACGAGAAAAGACGATGCTAACCTGTAGAGGTTGTTGCTGCTTCAGACTTCACGGCGAAGACGACAAAGCCGCCGGCGACGGTCGGAAAGGGGACGACGGTGGTGTTTGGCTTCGGTGAGCTGGAAGTGGCAACAGTGCTTCGTCGGAGACTGATAGGGTTAGATAGAAAGAGGAACGAGTGGGCCCAAAATCTGGCCCAACAAAAACTAAAACGGATGGGAATTTAGGTATGCTTAGTTGGGCTCCTATTGGGCTTCGAATTTCGTTGTCCTAATGTATTTCATGACCTAATAAAAAGTAAAACAAtcggaaaccaaaaaaaaaaagtaaaacaatCATTTGCCGAAGAGCCTTAGCTCAGGTGGCACTTCACCCCCTCCCTGTTATTAAGGTTTGGAGTTCAAATTTTAGTGGGTGCATTTGTAGGAAAAATATGATAAATATGTGAGGAATGTGTGGGTGACTAAATGTGTTGTATACTTAGAATTAGGGATTGGTCGTGCTTAAACAAACATCATTTTAAGGTGAGTATCCTTTTAATAACTAACACTTATTACCAAAAGCTAGCTTGATAGTTGATACTTGCCCAAACTAAAAAAATGGCTAAGTCAGatcattaaaatattttcttaaaaacatAGAAAGtggaaacccaaaaaaaaaaagaaaagaaaaccctaagagagagtaTATTATAAGAGTGTGCATGGGTATGCGGTATGCCACTTCAAAAGCTCAAATGAACCTTCAAGTTTTCAGTTTAGTCGTGTGAAAGGGTGAACTTAAAAGGGTTCGAAGTTAATGCATCACAGCAAATTGCAACAAGAAGTCAACAACCGCAATAACCATTGATTGGAACTGTACTATTGCGTTGAAGTTGAACACGTTGCAAGTGCAAAAGCCCAAGTGTCCACAAAACCAAAAAAACGCTTACTTTTTTCTACACTCTCTTCCTGGTTCCTACTATAAATGCCTCACTGGATTCTCCGCGCCCATAACTTGTCCACTTACAATCACTGCTTCACTTCCCTGCACCCGCACACACCCAATCTTCCTCTCCGGATCTCCGCTTCTGTTATGTCTTACCGTCCTAACTACCAAGGCGGTGGCCGTCGGGGCGGCGGTGCTTCCTCTTCCGGCCGCCGTGGAGGTGGCCGTGGCGGCGGCGgtggcagaggaggaggaggaggacgcggCGAGCAAAGGTGGTGGGACCCTGTCTGGCGAGCTGAGCGCCTCAGACAGCAACAACCTCAGGTTtccaaaacaaaataataatagtaataataatttgAAGAAATGTTTTTCATTTTACGCACAGGAACtataaatttgaagtttgttaatgTTCATACTTTCATTTGCTCATTCATTTTGTGTGTTTAATGATGATAACGTTCATTTAAGTTCAATATTGCTTTAGTATAGATAGTAGAGAgatatttaaattagttttattattaaCGTTGTGATTGTTGTATAGTAGGGTTTAAATGGTTTGATATGGATATGACTGATAAGATGATATAATGGGCGTAGTCTTATACATGTAGTCGATGCAATCTACCTGGGAAAAGCTCTTTTTTTTGTGTATGATGTGTTTGATAATAATCACTGCAAGTTGAATAGTTAGTGATATATTGGTTTGGATAGGAACTTAGGATATAGATACTTTACATATTTATTGAtaatattgatttgatttttaattttggtgGGGTGCAGAAGGAGGTGCTTGATGAGAATGAGTGGTGGGACAAgatagagaagatgaagagaggaGGGGAGCAGGAAATGGTCATCAAGCGTTACTTTAGTATTGCAGACCAGCAAACCGTAGCTGATATGGCATATCAGCATGGGCTGTACTTGTAAGTTCATTTCATACTCAATTTGGTTCATTGTTTAACCAGAACGAAAAAAATGCGACAACATCAATTGTAGATTTTCACTTGTTATTAAATGTTGGTTATTTGAAGTAAGGGCCAAACAACTAAGTTCTGTGAAATAATTttctcaatttgacaagaattgACTTTAGGATTTAGTATAACATGTGATATATGCTTAGTATATACTGACCTCTACTTATGAATATGTAAAGCTTAGGTAACCTGCTTTTTGAGTATTTCTAACATCTTAAATTAATCACCTGATTTTGTACTTGGGCAAAGAAAGCCATGCTTATAATAAAGGGAAGACTCTAGTTGTAAGCAAAGTTCCTTTGCCTGATTACCGTGCAGATCTTGACGAGCGTCATGGATCAACACAGAAGGAGGTAGAGTATATCTACCCTTTTTCAATGTCTGATTTCTATTTTTGGAAGGATTTAAAAATGTACTTAACTTTGTTAAGTGTTCTGCAGATTAGAATGTCCACAGACATTGAACGAAGAGTAGGGAATCTTTTGAATAACTCACAATCAGTGGGGGAAGCATCTGCTAGTTTTCCTTCTGTATCCACTGACTTGGGACAGAAACAATCATTAACTGCTACGAAATCTGTCTCTTCACAACAGAGTGATTCTTCAAAGGATAAACTTAATGTTGCTCTAAAGGAAAGGCAGGAACATATCCAGGTACATAAGCATTTGGTAATATTTACCACCAACCATTACTTGATTTCTTTGtgggatattttaaatttacatCAGAATTGTATATTGTTTATTTTTAGGCAAGTGATGGTTTGAAGGAAATGAAGGCGTTTAGGGAGAGGCTTCCTGCATTTAAAATGAAGTCGGAGTTTCTGAAAGCAGTTCAGGAGAATCAGGTGGGCTGATATTCTATCTGCCGTGACAAAATATCCTTTTTACCGTACCTTGGTCTATAATACGTCAGTAAGATGTAGTATCTATTGAGCTTTGTGAAAATAGGATAAGGAGGAAAAAGAATGTTGATGTCTTAAGTGGAATGATTGTTAATATAATGCGTGGACTACTTGGATTTCTTTCAATGCTTTGCTTTTGATTGTTCAATAGCTATCCCATCTGCAGTCATTCTAAGATCGCAGTTGCAGTTTTGTATCTAGAACAGAGTCTAATTTGGCTAGTGGTTAGTGTAGGTATTGGTAGTTTCAGGGGAGACAGGTTGTGGCAAAACAACACAGCTTCCACAATTCATTCTGGAAGAGGAAATAGGATCTTTGCGGGGGGCTGATTGCAACATAATTTGTACTCAACCTCGGCGTATCTCTGCAATTTCGGTTTCAGCTCGAATATCTGCTGAAAGAGGGGAGAATCTTGGCGAAACAGTTGGATACCAAATTCGTCTTGAAACAAAACGTTCTGCTGAAACACGCCTTCTTTTCTGCACCACTGGTGTATTACTTCGGCAATTGGTAATATTTAATTTCTCTCAAACTGAAGGGTTCCTCTTTCTAAGATTTTAGTTTGATACTTTGATAGAGAATTAAGGAAATAGAAAGAATCTCAAAGTTATATATGGGCTGTTCGAAGATTATTTCCAGTTGCCATGACATTGAATTCTTTTTTCCTGTTTTGCTGTTAAATAGGTCCAAGATCCACAATTAAGTGGTGTCAGCCATTTGCTGGTTGATGAAATTCATGAAAGAGGCATGAATGAAgactttttaattataattttacgcGATCTTCTTCCTCGGCGTCCAGATTTGCGTCTCATTCTTATGAGTGCCACTATTAATGCTGACTTGTTCTCCAAATACTTTGGAAATGCCCCAACAATACACATACCGGTATTATGTTATGTTTACATTTCATATTATTGAGTTCTTGTCTTGGATGTAAATGTAAATAAAGTACTTTCttattttgttctaaaaaatgaaaaataaaaagtatttccaCAAATGTTAGGGGTTTACTTATCCTGTGGAGGAGCACTTCCTAGAAGATGTGTTGGAGAAAACTCGATATAGCATTAAGGCAGAATTTGACAATTTTGAGGGGAACTCTAGGAGGAGAAGGAAACAACAGGATTCTAAGAAGGATCCGTTGACTGAAATGTTTGAGGCATGTATACTTGACCTATCTGACTGTGTGCTCATAACTTCAATGATATGACAGATTACTTTGATGTACACTCTCTAAAATATGTTTGAGACGCATGATCatgatatgtgtgtgtgtgtgtgtgtgtgtgtgtttgttgtAGTGGGGTAATGGCATTTGTTCTGGATTGTTTAGACAAAAGGTCCCTCTTGTGCACAGTTAAATATAATTCTATTAATTTCCTCTTCTGTCTCTGTAATTTGTCTCCTTCTCTCTCCTAATTTAATCTTTTCTCCCAAAAGAAATAATGTAGATATCTTAAGAGTTTAGTGTTCTAAACTTAATAGCTCATTAATAATTTTCATGTTCTCTTGCTATTAGTGAtaagaattatattttattacttcTTTCTGATAATATTTGGCTCATTCCTTGCCCTTTTACTATGTAGATATAATATAATGCGTATACATATCTTTGTTCTTACAGGATATTGATGTAGATACTCATTACAAAACTTATAGCGTAGGTGTTAGAAAATCTCTTGATGCTTGGTCAGGTTCACAGATTGATTTGGGTCTGGTATGTATTGCTCATTTCTTACTCCGCTCATGAATCtgttttttattagttaaatgtGCCAGCTGAAGGACATATCTCTTTTCATCTTTTTATTACtttaaggctgcgtttgtttctgagaacaTAACAAGACGAGACACTGAAAACAAAACATAAAGGACAGAGACACAGAATTTAGAGTTCTTATATTCTGTTTGatgataaaatagaataaattatggaaatataatttattctcattttttcattcaaaaaatttgagaaaaaaaatataataataataataataataataaatatgattatgaaaaattaacaagaataatgaaagaaaaaataaaaaataagttgtgtcttttgttagtgtctctgtgtccttcctgtaaggatggatacaaaatacactaattcattGTTTCTGGACACaatgtctctgtccatgtctcatCTGTCAAATACAATTTTGTGTCTCGGTGTTCTGTCCTTGTAAACAAACGCAACCTAAGAAACTTAGTAGAAATTTGTCTAGTCAAGATGCTTCTGAAGTTATGTTTTACAGTGAGAGCATTGTTTACTGGGATTAATCAGGGACTAAAATTTATAGATAATTAACAGATATTAACTGCAGTTGACTGACATTCTCATTTATGCACTCCTTGCTGTCAATGGATTGTGCATTCTATGTTCTCTATTGCAACAGTTGCTTTGTTTATTACAATCTCCTTTCTCATGTAGTTATTTACTTTTACTATAATGTACTAAGCTCATTAGTTCCGTTGCCACAAATTCTACTCGTGATTCTTTAATTTTCATGCCACCTCAAACTCTAGTTAAAGAGTGCCTATTCATTTTAACTTCTATGTTTCAGGTAGAGGCAACAATTGAATATATCTGTCGGAAAGAAGGTGACGGAGCAATTCTTGTATTTCTTACTGGCTGGGATGAGATCTCTAAGCTACTTGACAAACTTAAAGTTAATAACTTGCTTAGTGATCCTAACAAGTTTTTGATCCTTCCTCTGCATGGCTCAATGCCTACTGTCAACCAACATGAAATATTTGACCGTCCTCCCCCTAACAAGAGGTAAGCTCATCTCTTTTGCTAATTTCGTCATAGGCAGGTATCTGTTCTGGATATATTTTTAGACAAGTTTTCAACAAAGGACGACACTAGTGTGCAGCATTAATATGAACAAATGAGAGAATGAAGAAGCTGAAACTCAACTAGAATGTTATGTTAGGCTTGGGGAAATTGGTGAATTGcaacttgttagtcaagtttaatTGATTTCCTTTCAGAAAATTTCCTGTATAGGTTTTCAAATTCCTAATCCCTTGAACCTACATAAATCTTAACACTGCTAGTTTATCTGACCAGGATGATTGGCCACTGTTTTGTTCTAATATACATCATTTGTTCAGCAAAAAGtggattgttattttttattaactctCAGGTTTTGTAATTTTGATGATTGTTATTTTCCCATTGTAGAAAAATTGTCCTAGCAACAAATATCGCCGAGAGTAGCATCACCATAGATGATGTTGTGTATGTCATAGACTGTGGTAAAGCAAAGGAGACCAGTTATGATGCTTTAAATAAGCTAGCCTGTCTGTTACCATCGTGGATTTCAAAGGCTTCAGCTCATCAGGTATTGAAGTTGTAGATCATCATCTTTATCCCCTTGCAGATGATGTTTAATGCGCCAAATGAAACATCTGATTTTTTCAAAAACCGGAGCTTGCCATTATTGCTGAATCCTTTATTTGCTAAATTTTTGTTTGACTTTATTGCCCCCTTCCTGCACTTTATATAATTCCTCTTACTTTCTAAGTCAAAGTCAAAGAAAGAGTGCTAATGGGTTGATCATTTCAGAGACGTGGCCGTGCAGGTAGAGTGCAACCTGGAGTTTGTTATAGATTGTATCCAAAACTGATCCACGATGCAATGCCACAGTATCAGTTAGCTGAAATCCTTCGAACACCATTGCAAGAGTTGTGCCTGCATATCAAAAGTTTGCAGCTTGGAGCTGTGGCGTCATTTTTAGAAAAGGCACTTCAGCCACCAGATCCTCTCGCTGTTCAGAATGCTATTGAGCTTCTAAAAAcgattggggttttggatgacaAGGAAGAGCTTACCCCACTGGGTATATTATGCTGAATATAATAATCTGCTTAATCTATTCCAATTATTATCTGATTGAGTTAATAGCATCTTATAA contains:
- the LOC112757643 gene encoding DExH-box ATP-dependent RNA helicase DExH1 isoform X1 codes for the protein MPHWILRAHNLSTYNHCFTSLHPHTPNLPLRISASVMSYRPNYQGGGRRGGGASSSGRRGGGRGGGGGRGGGGGRGEQRWWDPVWRAERLRQQQPQKEVLDENEWWDKIEKMKRGGEQEMVIKRYFSIADQQTVADMAYQHGLYFHAYNKGKTLVVSKVPLPDYRADLDERHGSTQKEIRMSTDIERRVGNLLNNSQSVGEASASFPSVSTDLGQKQSLTATKSVSSQQSDSSKDKLNVALKERQEHIQASDGLKEMKAFRERLPAFKMKSEFLKAVQENQVLVVSGETGCGKTTQLPQFILEEEIGSLRGADCNIICTQPRRISAISVSARISAERGENLGETVGYQIRLETKRSAETRLLFCTTGVLLRQLVQDPQLSGVSHLLVDEIHERGMNEDFLIIILRDLLPRRPDLRLILMSATINADLFSKYFGNAPTIHIPGFTYPVEEHFLEDVLEKTRYSIKAEFDNFEGNSRRRRKQQDSKKDPLTEMFEDIDVDTHYKTYSVGVRKSLDAWSGSQIDLGLVEATIEYICRKEGDGAILVFLTGWDEISKLLDKLKVNNLLSDPNKFLILPLHGSMPTVNQHEIFDRPPPNKRKIVLATNIAESSITIDDVVYVIDCGKAKETSYDALNKLACLLPSWISKASAHQRRGRAGRVQPGVCYRLYPKLIHDAMPQYQLAEILRTPLQELCLHIKSLQLGAVASFLEKALQPPDPLAVQNAIELLKTIGVLDDKEELTPLGRHLSTIPLDPNIGKMLLMGSIFQCLNPALTIAAALAYRNPFVLPINRKEEADDAKRAFAGDSCSDHIALLKAFEGWKEAKRSGNEKQFCWDNFLSSLTLRLIDDMRLQFLNLLSDIGFVDKSRGPNAYNQYSHDLEMVCAILCAGLYPNVVQCKRRGKRTAFYTKEVGKVDIHPASVNAGVHLFPLPYMVYSEKVKTTSIYVRDSTNISDYALLLFGGNLVPGKNGEGIEMLGGYLHFSASKSVIDLIRKLRGELDKLLNRKIEEPGLDITAEGKGVVAAAVELLHSQTIR
- the LOC112757657 gene encoding uncharacterized protein, which codes for MNTIARHASSFLRWTSHTLEPLNNGHHQLRQLQQSRGIRVRVINGNVEQALTLLQRKMTASGIERMIKREQRFHIKNSEKRVLAKKNLERRLKSEDLARKLKAIMIKKIRGM
- the LOC112757643 gene encoding DExH-box ATP-dependent RNA helicase DExH1 isoform X3 — protein: MGCTYLDERHGSTQKEIRMSTDIERRVGNLLNNSQSVGEASASFPSVSTDLGQKQSLTATKSVSSQQSDSSKDKLNVALKERQEHIQASDGLKEMKAFRERLPAFKMKSEFLKAVQENQVLVVSGETGCGKTTQLPQFILEEEIGSLRGADCNIICTQPRRISAISVSARISAERGENLGETVGYQIRLETKRSAETRLLFCTTGVLLRQLVQDPQLSGVSHLLVDEIHERGMNEDFLIIILRDLLPRRPDLRLILMSATINADLFSKYFGNAPTIHIPGFTYPVEEHFLEDVLEKTRYSIKAEFDNFEGNSRRRRKQQDSKKDPLTEMFEDIDVDTHYKTYSVGVRKSLDAWSGSQIDLGLVEATIEYICRKEGDGAILVFLTGWDEISKLLDKLKVNNLLSDPNKFLILPLHGSMPTVNQHEIFDRPPPNKRKIVLATNIAESSITIDDVVYVIDCGKAKETSYDALNKLACLLPSWISKASAHQRRGRAGRVQPGVCYRLYPKLIHDAMPQYQLAEILRTPLQELCLHIKSLQLGAVASFLEKALQPPDPLAVQNAIELLKTIGVLDDKEELTPLGRHLSTIPLDPNIGKMLLMGSIFQCLNPALTIAAALAYRNPFVLPINRKEEADDAKRAFAGDSCSDHIALLKAFEGWKEAKRSGNEKQFCWDNFLSSLTLRLIDDMRLQFLNLLSDIGFVDKSRGPNAYNQYSHDLEMVCAILCAGLYPNVVQCKRRGKRTAFYTKEVGKVDIHPASVNAGVHLFPLPYMVYSEKVKTTSIYVRDSTNISDYALLLFGGNLVPGKNGEGIEMLGGYLHFSASKSVIDLIRKLRGELDKLLNRKIEEPGLDITAEGKGVVAAAVELLHSQTIR
- the LOC112757643 gene encoding DExH-box ATP-dependent RNA helicase DExH1 isoform X2, whose amino-acid sequence is MPHWILRAHNLSTYNHCFTSLHPHTPNLPLRISASVMSYRPNYQGGGRRGGGASSSGRRGGGRGGGGGRGGGGGRGEQRWWDPVWRAERLRQQQPQKEVLDENEWWDKIEKMKRGGEQEMVIKRYFSIADQQTVADMAYQHGLYFHAYNKGKTLVVSKVPLPDYRADLDERHGSTQKEIRMSTDIERRVGNLLNNSQSVGEASASFPSVSTDLGQKQSLTATKSVSSQQSDSSKDKLNVALKERQEHIQASDGLKEMKAFRERLPAFKMKSEFLKAVQENQVLVVSGETGCGKTTQLPQFILEEEIGSLRGADCNIICTQPRRISAISVSARISAERGENLGETVGYQIRLETKRSAETRLLFCTTGVLLRQLVQDPQLSGVSHLLVDEIHERGMNEDFLIIILRDLLPRRPDLRLILMSATINADLFSKYFGNAPTIHIPGFTYPVEEHFLEDVLEKTRYSIKAEFDNFEGNSRRRRKQQDSKKDPLTEMFEDIDVDTHYKTYSVGVRKSLDAWSGSQIDLGLVEATIEYICRKEGDGAILVFLTGWDEISKLLDKLKVNNLLSDPNKFLILPLHGSMPTVNQHEIFDRPPPNKRKIVLATNIAESSITIDDVVYVIDCGKAKETSYDALNKLACLLPSWISKASAHQRRGRAGRVQPGVCYRLYPKLIHDAMPQYQLAEILRTPLQELCLHIKSLQLGAVASFLEKALQPPDPLAVQNAIELLKTIGVLDDKEELTPLGRHLSTIPLDPNIGKMLLMGSIFQCLNPALTIAAALAYRNPFVLPINRKEEADDAKRAFAGDSCSDHIALLKAFEGWKEAKRSGNEKQFCWDNFLSSLTLRLIDDMRLQFLNLLSDIGFVDKSRGPNAYNQYSHDLEMVCAILCAGLYPNVVQCKRRGKRTAFYTKEVGKVDIHPASVNAGVHLFPLPYMVYSEKVKTTSIYVRDSTNISDYALLLFGGNLVPGKNGEGIEMLGGYLHFSASKSVIDLIRVMSLNLVPANV
- the LOC112757643 gene encoding DExH-box ATP-dependent RNA helicase DExH1 isoform X4, which produces MSTDIERRVGNLLNNSQSVGEASASFPSVSTDLGQKQSLTATKSVSSQQSDSSKDKLNVALKERQEHIQASDGLKEMKAFRERLPAFKMKSEFLKAVQENQVLVVSGETGCGKTTQLPQFILEEEIGSLRGADCNIICTQPRRISAISVSARISAERGENLGETVGYQIRLETKRSAETRLLFCTTGVLLRQLVQDPQLSGVSHLLVDEIHERGMNEDFLIIILRDLLPRRPDLRLILMSATINADLFSKYFGNAPTIHIPGFTYPVEEHFLEDVLEKTRYSIKAEFDNFEGNSRRRRKQQDSKKDPLTEMFEDIDVDTHYKTYSVGVRKSLDAWSGSQIDLGLVEATIEYICRKEGDGAILVFLTGWDEISKLLDKLKVNNLLSDPNKFLILPLHGSMPTVNQHEIFDRPPPNKRKIVLATNIAESSITIDDVVYVIDCGKAKETSYDALNKLACLLPSWISKASAHQRRGRAGRVQPGVCYRLYPKLIHDAMPQYQLAEILRTPLQELCLHIKSLQLGAVASFLEKALQPPDPLAVQNAIELLKTIGVLDDKEELTPLGRHLSTIPLDPNIGKMLLMGSIFQCLNPALTIAAALAYRNPFVLPINRKEEADDAKRAFAGDSCSDHIALLKAFEGWKEAKRSGNEKQFCWDNFLSSLTLRLIDDMRLQFLNLLSDIGFVDKSRGPNAYNQYSHDLEMVCAILCAGLYPNVVQCKRRGKRTAFYTKEVGKVDIHPASVNAGVHLFPLPYMVYSEKVKTTSIYVRDSTNISDYALLLFGGNLVPGKNGEGIEMLGGYLHFSASKSVIDLIRKLRGELDKLLNRKIEEPGLDITAEGKGVVAAAVELLHSQTIR